One Gambusia affinis linkage group LG15, SWU_Gaff_1.0, whole genome shotgun sequence genomic window carries:
- the mat2b gene encoding methionine adenosyltransferase 2 subunit beta isoform X4: MPGFQFSALQDEVLPQGPRVLVTGATGLLGRAVCKEFQNHGWTVSGTGLRRARPRFLRCDLTDEDAVRRLLQETKPDVLVHCAAERRPDVMERNADAAVSLNVNASSTVSRETAACGALLIYISTDYVFDGRNPPYGEDDCPNPLNLYGRSKLEGEREALRHCPGAVILRVPVLFGEVESVTESAVTSLWQQVQEATEERRALDHCLQRFPTDARDVGAVCRKLAERARQDPSIRGIFHFSGKEQMTKYEMAVAMAQAFNLPSNHLVPLTEQPAGSAPRPVNSQLNCSRLEQLSLSVEPRAFSVAISECLWPFTADKRWRQTVFH; this comes from the exons ATGCCTGGGTTCCAGTTCTCAGCTCTGCAG GATGAGGTCCTGCCCCAGGGCCCAAGGGTTTTGGTTACCGGGGCGACGGGCCTTCTGGGTCGGGCTGTCTGCAAGGAGTTCCAGAATCACGGCTGGACGGTGAGCGGAACCGGCCTGCGGCGAGCCCGGCCCCGCTTCCTGCGCTGTGACCTGACCGACGAGGACGCAGTGCGCCGGCTGCTGCAGGAGACCAAG CCCGACGTTCTGGTCCACTGCGCCGCAGAACGGCGTCCGGACGTCATGGAGAGAAACGCGGACGCGGCGGTCAGCCTGAACGTCAACGCCTCCAGCACCGTCTCCAGGGAGACAG CCGCCTGCGGTGCCCTGCTCATCTACATCAGCACCGACTACGTGTTTGATGGCCGGAACCCTCCGTACGGCGAGGACGACTGTCCCAACCCACTCAACCTGTACGGGCGGAGCAAgctggagggagagagggaggcaCTCAGACACTGCCCAG GCGCGGTGATCCTGCGTGTTCCCGTCCTGTTCGGGGAGGTGGAGTCTGTGACGGAGAGCGCCGTGACGTCGCTATGGCAACAGGTCCAGGAGGCGACGGAGGAGCGGCGGGCGCTGGACCACTGCCTGCAGCGCTTCCCCACCGACGCTCGAGACGTCGGCGCCGTCTGCAGGAAGCTGGCTGAGAGAGCGAGACAG GATCCGTCCATCCGAGGAATCTTCCATTTCTCCGGTAAAGAGCAGATGACCAAATATGAGATGGCTGTTGCCATGGCGCAGGCCTTCAACCTGCCGTCCAATCACCTCGTACCT CTGACGGAGCAGCCGGCCGGGTCCGCTCCTCGTCCAGTCAACAGCCAGTTGAACTGTTCCCGCCTGGAGCAGCTGAGCCTGAGCGTGGAGCCGCGAGCGTTCTCCGTCGCCATCAGCGAGTGTCTGTGGCCGTTCACGGCCGACAAACGCTGGAGACAGACCGTCTTCCACTGA
- the mat2b gene encoding methionine adenosyltransferase 2 subunit beta isoform X3 — translation MPGFQFSALQDEVLPQGPRVLVTGATGLLGRAVCKEFQNHGWTVSGTGLRRARPRFLRCDLTDEDAVRRLLQETKPDVLVHCAAERRPDVMERNADAAVSLNVNASSTVSRETAACGALLIYISTDYVFDGRNPPYGEDDCPNPLNLYGRSKLEGEREALRHCPGAVILRVPVLFGEVESVTESAVTSLWQQVQEATEERRALDHCLQRFPTDARDVGAVCRKLAERARQQDPSIRGIFHFSGKEQMTKYEMAVAMAQAFNLPSNHLVPLTEQPAGSAPRPVNSQLNCSRLEQLSLSVEPRAFSVAISECLWPFTADKRWRQTVFH, via the exons ATGCCTGGGTTCCAGTTCTCAGCTCTGCAG GATGAGGTCCTGCCCCAGGGCCCAAGGGTTTTGGTTACCGGGGCGACGGGCCTTCTGGGTCGGGCTGTCTGCAAGGAGTTCCAGAATCACGGCTGGACGGTGAGCGGAACCGGCCTGCGGCGAGCCCGGCCCCGCTTCCTGCGCTGTGACCTGACCGACGAGGACGCAGTGCGCCGGCTGCTGCAGGAGACCAAG CCCGACGTTCTGGTCCACTGCGCCGCAGAACGGCGTCCGGACGTCATGGAGAGAAACGCGGACGCGGCGGTCAGCCTGAACGTCAACGCCTCCAGCACCGTCTCCAGGGAGACAG CCGCCTGCGGTGCCCTGCTCATCTACATCAGCACCGACTACGTGTTTGATGGCCGGAACCCTCCGTACGGCGAGGACGACTGTCCCAACCCACTCAACCTGTACGGGCGGAGCAAgctggagggagagagggaggcaCTCAGACACTGCCCAG GCGCGGTGATCCTGCGTGTTCCCGTCCTGTTCGGGGAGGTGGAGTCTGTGACGGAGAGCGCCGTGACGTCGCTATGGCAACAGGTCCAGGAGGCGACGGAGGAGCGGCGGGCGCTGGACCACTGCCTGCAGCGCTTCCCCACCGACGCTCGAGACGTCGGCGCCGTCTGCAGGAAGCTGGCTGAGAGAGCGAGACAG CAGGATCCGTCCATCCGAGGAATCTTCCATTTCTCCGGTAAAGAGCAGATGACCAAATATGAGATGGCTGTTGCCATGGCGCAGGCCTTCAACCTGCCGTCCAATCACCTCGTACCT CTGACGGAGCAGCCGGCCGGGTCCGCTCCTCGTCCAGTCAACAGCCAGTTGAACTGTTCCCGCCTGGAGCAGCTGAGCCTGAGCGTGGAGCCGCGAGCGTTCTCCGTCGCCATCAGCGAGTGTCTGTGGCCGTTCACGGCCGACAAACGCTGGAGACAGACCGTCTTCCACTGA
- the mat2b gene encoding methionine adenosyltransferase 2 subunit beta isoform X1 encodes MSSACAEQRLVFSPGLVQLVQDEVLPQGPRVLVTGATGLLGRAVCKEFQNHGWTVSGTGLRRARPRFLRCDLTDEDAVRRLLQETKPDVLVHCAAERRPDVMERNADAAVSLNVNASSTVSRETAACGALLIYISTDYVFDGRNPPYGEDDCPNPLNLYGRSKLEGEREALRHCPGAVILRVPVLFGEVESVTESAVTSLWQQVQEATEERRALDHCLQRFPTDARDVGAVCRKLAERARQQDPSIRGIFHFSGKEQMTKYEMAVAMAQAFNLPSNHLVPLTEQPAGSAPRPVNSQLNCSRLEQLSLSVEPRAFSVAISECLWPFTADKRWRQTVFH; translated from the exons ATGAGCAGCGCATGCGCAGAGCAGAGGCTGGTGTTCAGCCCCGGGCTCGTGCAGCTGGTCCAG GATGAGGTCCTGCCCCAGGGCCCAAGGGTTTTGGTTACCGGGGCGACGGGCCTTCTGGGTCGGGCTGTCTGCAAGGAGTTCCAGAATCACGGCTGGACGGTGAGCGGAACCGGCCTGCGGCGAGCCCGGCCCCGCTTCCTGCGCTGTGACCTGACCGACGAGGACGCAGTGCGCCGGCTGCTGCAGGAGACCAAG CCCGACGTTCTGGTCCACTGCGCCGCAGAACGGCGTCCGGACGTCATGGAGAGAAACGCGGACGCGGCGGTCAGCCTGAACGTCAACGCCTCCAGCACCGTCTCCAGGGAGACAG CCGCCTGCGGTGCCCTGCTCATCTACATCAGCACCGACTACGTGTTTGATGGCCGGAACCCTCCGTACGGCGAGGACGACTGTCCCAACCCACTCAACCTGTACGGGCGGAGCAAgctggagggagagagggaggcaCTCAGACACTGCCCAG GCGCGGTGATCCTGCGTGTTCCCGTCCTGTTCGGGGAGGTGGAGTCTGTGACGGAGAGCGCCGTGACGTCGCTATGGCAACAGGTCCAGGAGGCGACGGAGGAGCGGCGGGCGCTGGACCACTGCCTGCAGCGCTTCCCCACCGACGCTCGAGACGTCGGCGCCGTCTGCAGGAAGCTGGCTGAGAGAGCGAGACAG CAGGATCCGTCCATCCGAGGAATCTTCCATTTCTCCGGTAAAGAGCAGATGACCAAATATGAGATGGCTGTTGCCATGGCGCAGGCCTTCAACCTGCCGTCCAATCACCTCGTACCT CTGACGGAGCAGCCGGCCGGGTCCGCTCCTCGTCCAGTCAACAGCCAGTTGAACTGTTCCCGCCTGGAGCAGCTGAGCCTGAGCGTGGAGCCGCGAGCGTTCTCCGTCGCCATCAGCGAGTGTCTGTGGCCGTTCACGGCCGACAAACGCTGGAGACAGACCGTCTTCCACTGA
- the mat2b gene encoding methionine adenosyltransferase 2 subunit beta isoform X2 — MSSACAEQRLVFSPGLVQLVQDEVLPQGPRVLVTGATGLLGRAVCKEFQNHGWTVSGTGLRRARPRFLRCDLTDEDAVRRLLQETKPDVLVHCAAERRPDVMERNADAAVSLNVNASSTVSRETAACGALLIYISTDYVFDGRNPPYGEDDCPNPLNLYGRSKLEGEREALRHCPGAVILRVPVLFGEVESVTESAVTSLWQQVQEATEERRALDHCLQRFPTDARDVGAVCRKLAERARQDPSIRGIFHFSGKEQMTKYEMAVAMAQAFNLPSNHLVPLTEQPAGSAPRPVNSQLNCSRLEQLSLSVEPRAFSVAISECLWPFTADKRWRQTVFH; from the exons ATGAGCAGCGCATGCGCAGAGCAGAGGCTGGTGTTCAGCCCCGGGCTCGTGCAGCTGGTCCAG GATGAGGTCCTGCCCCAGGGCCCAAGGGTTTTGGTTACCGGGGCGACGGGCCTTCTGGGTCGGGCTGTCTGCAAGGAGTTCCAGAATCACGGCTGGACGGTGAGCGGAACCGGCCTGCGGCGAGCCCGGCCCCGCTTCCTGCGCTGTGACCTGACCGACGAGGACGCAGTGCGCCGGCTGCTGCAGGAGACCAAG CCCGACGTTCTGGTCCACTGCGCCGCAGAACGGCGTCCGGACGTCATGGAGAGAAACGCGGACGCGGCGGTCAGCCTGAACGTCAACGCCTCCAGCACCGTCTCCAGGGAGACAG CCGCCTGCGGTGCCCTGCTCATCTACATCAGCACCGACTACGTGTTTGATGGCCGGAACCCTCCGTACGGCGAGGACGACTGTCCCAACCCACTCAACCTGTACGGGCGGAGCAAgctggagggagagagggaggcaCTCAGACACTGCCCAG GCGCGGTGATCCTGCGTGTTCCCGTCCTGTTCGGGGAGGTGGAGTCTGTGACGGAGAGCGCCGTGACGTCGCTATGGCAACAGGTCCAGGAGGCGACGGAGGAGCGGCGGGCGCTGGACCACTGCCTGCAGCGCTTCCCCACCGACGCTCGAGACGTCGGCGCCGTCTGCAGGAAGCTGGCTGAGAGAGCGAGACAG GATCCGTCCATCCGAGGAATCTTCCATTTCTCCGGTAAAGAGCAGATGACCAAATATGAGATGGCTGTTGCCATGGCGCAGGCCTTCAACCTGCCGTCCAATCACCTCGTACCT CTGACGGAGCAGCCGGCCGGGTCCGCTCCTCGTCCAGTCAACAGCCAGTTGAACTGTTCCCGCCTGGAGCAGCTGAGCCTGAGCGTGGAGCCGCGAGCGTTCTCCGTCGCCATCAGCGAGTGTCTGTGGCCGTTCACGGCCGACAAACGCTGGAGACAGACCGTCTTCCACTGA